The Streptomyces albofaciens JCM 4342 genome has a segment encoding these proteins:
- a CDS encoding SDR family oxidoreductase codes for MNAVEQGSPARRPLALITGVGRTVGIGAGIARRLAASGWDIAFTYWAPYDDRMSWGREPGATEVISQALVDQGASTLAIEADLADPAASARVFDEVEQRMGGVTALVMCHCESVDSGLLDTTVESFDRHFAVNARATWLLIREFGRRFAAERGTGRIISLTSDHTVGNLPYGASKGALDRITLAAAHELAHLGVTANVINPGPVDTGWMPEEVREYCIRNSPLGRLGTPQDTAHLVDFLCSRKGEWINGQLLTSNGGLT; via the coding sequence ATGAACGCCGTTGAGCAAGGTTCTCCGGCCCGCCGTCCGCTCGCCTTGATCACCGGCGTGGGGCGCACCGTCGGTATCGGCGCGGGCATCGCCCGCCGGCTGGCCGCTTCGGGATGGGACATCGCCTTCACCTACTGGGCCCCCTATGACGACCGTATGAGCTGGGGCAGAGAGCCCGGCGCGACCGAAGTGATCAGCCAGGCCCTCGTCGACCAGGGTGCGTCCACCCTCGCGATCGAGGCGGACCTCGCCGACCCCGCTGCCTCGGCACGCGTCTTCGACGAGGTCGAACAGCGGATGGGCGGTGTCACCGCGCTGGTGATGTGCCACTGCGAGTCCGTCGACTCCGGGCTGCTCGACACGACCGTCGAGAGTTTCGACCGGCACTTCGCCGTCAACGCGCGCGCCACCTGGCTGCTCATCCGCGAGTTCGGACGCCGTTTCGCCGCGGAACGGGGAACCGGCCGCATCATCAGCCTCACCAGTGACCACACTGTCGGCAACCTGCCCTACGGGGCGAGCAAGGGAGCCTTGGACCGCATCACCCTGGCCGCCGCTCATGAACTCGCCCACCTCGGCGTGACCGCCAACGTGATCAATCCCGGCCCGGTCGACACCGGTTGGATGCCCGAGGAGGTCCGCGAGTACTGCATCCGCAACAGTCCGCTCGGCCGGCTGGGCACTCCGCAGGACACCGCGCACCTGGTGGACTTCCTGTGCTCCAGGAAGGGCGAGTGGATCAACGGTCAGCTGCTGACGAGCAACGGTGGCCTCACGTAG
- a CDS encoding citrate/2-methylcitrate synthase gives MADQKTQGDDGAEQRLSTREAAERLGVKPETVYAYVSRGQLTSRRNPGGRGSTFDAAEVDALARRGGRREPAAHGGDLAIRTGITLIDQDHCYFRGVDTSELAARYGYEEVADWLWTGVLRPGVRFSAPEDALAAARRAVGALPAHSGPMDRLRVAVVAAASADPLRFDLSEDAVLGTARALIPVLVDALPHLGTPDAHTSAPDAHTSAPDARTSAPLPHRLWSRLTLERPDAPSLRALDAALTLLIDHDLAASTLAARVAASARAHPYAVVSAGFGALDGPLHGAASGLAHRMLLEVLERGSAAAVVADHLRAGRRVPGLGHRVYQGEDPRARALFRLLEDVPQAGPALGAAREVAATAARHTTLHANVDLALAVLTVSAGMTPEAGETVFAVARTAGWIAHALEEYEERPLRMRPSGHYQGPRPPQPMPMPLPMPMPMPMPMP, from the coding sequence ATGGCGGACCAGAAAACACAGGGTGACGACGGGGCCGAGCAGCGGCTGAGCACCCGGGAGGCGGCCGAGCGGCTCGGCGTGAAGCCGGAGACGGTGTACGCGTACGTCAGCCGCGGCCAGCTGACCAGCCGACGCAACCCCGGGGGACGCGGCAGCACCTTCGACGCCGCGGAGGTGGACGCGCTCGCCCGGCGCGGCGGCCGCCGCGAACCGGCCGCTCACGGCGGCGACCTGGCGATCCGTACCGGCATCACCCTCATCGACCAGGACCACTGCTACTTCCGCGGCGTGGACACGTCCGAGCTGGCGGCCCGTTACGGCTATGAAGAGGTCGCCGACTGGCTCTGGACGGGCGTGCTGCGCCCCGGTGTCCGCTTCTCCGCCCCTGAGGACGCGCTCGCCGCCGCGCGCCGGGCCGTCGGCGCGCTGCCCGCGCACAGCGGCCCGATGGACCGGCTGCGCGTCGCGGTGGTGGCGGCGGCCTCCGCCGACCCGCTGCGTTTCGACCTGTCCGAGGACGCCGTCCTGGGTACGGCGCGCGCGCTGATCCCCGTCCTCGTGGACGCGCTGCCACACCTGGGCACCCCGGACGCCCACACATCCGCCCCGGACGCCCACACATCGGCCCCGGACGCCCGCACATCGGCCCCGCTCCCCCACCGCCTGTGGTCGCGCCTCACCCTGGAACGCCCCGACGCCCCGTCACTTCGCGCACTGGACGCGGCACTCACCCTCCTGATCGACCACGACCTCGCCGCCTCCACCCTGGCCGCCCGGGTGGCCGCCTCCGCGCGGGCGCATCCGTACGCCGTTGTGTCGGCCGGATTCGGCGCGCTGGACGGCCCCCTGCACGGCGCCGCGAGCGGGCTCGCGCACCGCATGCTGCTGGAAGTGCTGGAGCGGGGCAGCGCGGCGGCCGTGGTCGCGGACCACCTGCGCGCCGGCCGACGGGTGCCCGGCCTCGGCCACCGCGTCTACCAGGGCGAAGATCCGCGCGCTCGCGCCCTGTTCCGCCTCCTGGAGGACGTGCCGCAGGCCGGACCGGCGCTGGGCGCGGCCCGCGAAGTCGCCGCCACTGCCGCCCGCCACACCACCCTGCACGCCAACGTCGACCTCGCGCTGGCCGTACTGACCGTCTCGGCCGGCATGACTCCCGAAGCCGGGGAAACGGTCTTCGCGGTGGCCCGCACGGCCGGCTGGATCGCCCACGCGCTGGAGGAGTACGAGGAACGCCCGCTGCGCATGCGCCCGAGCGGCCACTACCAAGGACCGCGGCCGCCTCAGCCGATGCCGATGCCGCTGCCGATGCCGATGCCGATGCCGATGCCGATGCCGTGA
- a CDS encoding citrate synthase/methylcitrate synthase, protein MSITEPHPTVDVPRGLAGVIVTETELGDVRGGEGFYHYRQYSAVELAQSRTFEDVWHLMLRGSLPDAEQRAAFLAETVPLRHLPEAVRDALPGIARAGARSGPLAGLRTALSLLGAAAGFRPLYDIDAKQRGADALTASAAVPTILTALHRLGRGLTPVEPRDDLPYAANYLYMLTGEEPDPERASAIERYLISTVDHGFNASTFTARVIASTGADLAACLAGAVGALSGPLHGGAPSRALDALDAIGSPDRIDPWIRERVRSGERIMGFGHPVYRTEDPRSRMLRDIARGFGGPLVDFAVRVEERVEALLAELKPGRELHTNVEFYAGVVMELCGLPREMFTPTFCAARVIGWSANILEQADDSKIIRPAARYVGPPPPQPVPAALN, encoded by the coding sequence ATGTCCATCACCGAGCCACACCCCACCGTCGACGTCCCCCGCGGCCTCGCGGGCGTGATCGTCACCGAGACCGAACTGGGCGACGTACGGGGCGGGGAGGGCTTCTACCACTACCGCCAGTACTCCGCCGTGGAGCTCGCGCAGAGCCGTACCTTCGAGGACGTCTGGCACCTGATGCTCCGCGGTTCCCTGCCGGACGCGGAGCAGCGCGCCGCCTTCCTGGCGGAGACCGTGCCCCTGCGCCACCTGCCCGAAGCCGTACGCGACGCCCTCCCCGGCATCGCCCGCGCGGGCGCCCGCAGCGGTCCGCTCGCCGGCCTGCGCACCGCGCTCTCCCTGCTCGGTGCCGCCGCGGGCTTCCGGCCCCTGTACGACATCGACGCCAAGCAGCGCGGCGCGGACGCCCTCACCGCGAGCGCTGCGGTGCCCACCATCCTCACCGCGCTCCACCGCCTCGGCCGGGGCCTGACACCGGTCGAGCCGCGCGATGATCTTCCGTACGCGGCCAACTACCTCTACATGCTCACCGGCGAGGAACCGGACCCCGAGCGCGCGAGCGCCATCGAGCGCTACCTGATCTCCACCGTCGACCACGGCTTCAACGCCTCGACCTTCACCGCCCGCGTCATCGCCTCCACCGGCGCCGACCTCGCGGCCTGCCTGGCCGGTGCGGTCGGCGCGCTCTCCGGACCGTTGCACGGCGGTGCGCCCAGCCGGGCCCTGGACGCCCTCGACGCCATCGGCAGCCCGGACCGCATCGACCCCTGGATCCGCGAACGCGTCCGCTCGGGCGAGCGGATCATGGGCTTCGGGCACCCCGTCTACCGCACCGAGGACCCCCGCTCGCGGATGCTGCGGGACATCGCGCGCGGCTTCGGCGGGCCGCTCGTGGACTTCGCGGTGCGGGTGGAGGAGCGCGTCGAGGCGCTTCTCGCCGAACTGAAGCCCGGCCGGGAACTGCACACCAACGTCGAGTTCTACGCGGGCGTGGTGATGGAGCTGTGCGGCCTGCCCCGGGAGATGTTCACCCCCACCTTCTGCGCCGCGCGGGTGATCGGGTGGAGCGCCAATATCCTGGAGCAGGCGGACGACTCGAAGATCATCCGTCCGGCGGCCCGCTATGTGGGTCCGCCCCCGCCGCAGCCGGTGCCCGCCGCGCTGAACTGA
- a CDS encoding DUF7342 family protein, whose amino-acid sequence MIDVLVVDDDTRVAEINAAYVAKVPGFRVSRLAHSAAEALAALETAPVDLVLLDHYLPDETGLQLVSRLRQRGVQTDVIMVTAARDIATVQAAMRQGALQYLVKPFTFAGLRHKLEGYAALHRAFEGGGQAEQSEVDRIFGALGSAGAGPAELPKGHSTATADRVRSVLRTADAPLSAQDVARQAGLSRQTAQRYLKLLERAGRVRLSLRYGETGRPEHRYLWV is encoded by the coding sequence ATGATCGACGTACTGGTCGTGGACGACGACACCCGGGTCGCCGAGATCAACGCCGCGTACGTCGCGAAGGTCCCGGGCTTCCGCGTCAGCCGCCTCGCCCACTCCGCCGCCGAGGCACTGGCCGCCCTGGAGACGGCGCCCGTCGATCTCGTCCTGCTGGACCACTACCTCCCCGACGAGACCGGCCTCCAGCTCGTGTCCCGGCTGCGGCAGCGCGGCGTCCAGACCGACGTGATCATGGTGACCGCGGCCCGTGACATCGCGACCGTCCAGGCCGCCATGCGCCAGGGCGCGCTGCAGTACCTGGTCAAGCCGTTCACGTTCGCGGGGCTTCGGCACAAGCTGGAGGGATACGCGGCGCTCCACCGCGCCTTCGAGGGCGGCGGCCAGGCCGAACAGTCCGAGGTCGACCGGATCTTCGGGGCGCTGGGGTCCGCCGGCGCCGGGCCCGCCGAGCTGCCCAAGGGACATTCGACGGCGACCGCCGACCGCGTACGGTCCGTCCTGCGCACGGCCGACGCACCGCTGTCCGCCCAGGACGTGGCCCGCCAGGCGGGGCTCAGCCGGCAGACCGCGCAGCGCTACCTCAAGCTCCTCGAACGCGCCGGGCGGGTCCGTCTCAGCCTCAGATACGGCGAGACCGGGCGCCCCGAGCACCGCTACCTCTGGGTCTGA
- a CDS encoding DNA gyrase/topoisomerase IV subunit A — protein MARRSTKTPPPDDFEERILDIDVVDEMQGSFLEYAYSVIYSRALPDARDGLKPVHRRILYQMNEMGLRPERSYVKCARVVGEVMGKLHPHGDASIYDALVRMAQPFSMRLPLVDGHGNFGSLGNDDPPAAMRYTECKMASATSLMTESIDEDTVDFAPNYDGQEQEPVALPAAYPNLLVNGASGIAVGMATNMPPHNLGEVIAAARHLIKHPNADLETLMRFVPGPDLPTGGRIVGLGGIRDAYETGRGTFKIRATVSIENVTARRKGLVVTELPFAVGPEKVISKIKDLVGAKKLQGIADVKDLTDREHGLRLVIEIKNGFNPEAVLEQLYKLTAMEESFGINNVALVDGQPLTLGLKELLEVYVDHRFDVVRRRSEFRRGKKRDRLHLVEGLLTALVDIDEVIRLIRSSENSAQAKERLIDRFALSDVQTQYILDTPLRRLTKFDRIELESERDTLNADIEKLTKILDSDAELRKLVSGELAAVAKKYGTDRRTVLLESAGATAAAVPLEVADDPCRVLLSSTGLLARTANGEVNFDAEAKRVKHDVIVSAVPATTRGEVGAVTSAGRLLRLQVVDLPQLPDTVAAPNLSGGAPVSEFLSLQEGEELICLMTLDESSPGLALGTQQGIVKRVVPDYPSNKEELEVITLKEGDRIVGAAELRTGEEDLVFITDEAQLLRYPAGQVRPQGRPAGGMTGIKLGPDAKVIFFSAVDPAADAMVFTVSGSHGTLDDSVSTAKLTPFDQYPRKGRATGGVRCQRFLKGEDCLSLAWAGSAPVRAADAKGSPVPLPDPDPRRDGSGVPLTKPVTALAGPV, from the coding sequence ATGGCCCGCCGTAGCACGAAGACCCCGCCGCCGGACGACTTCGAGGAGAGGATCCTCGATATCGACGTCGTCGACGAGATGCAGGGCTCCTTCCTTGAGTACGCGTACTCGGTCATCTACTCCCGCGCCCTCCCGGACGCCCGCGACGGCCTCAAGCCCGTGCACCGCCGCATCCTCTACCAGATGAACGAGATGGGGCTGCGCCCCGAGCGCAGCTACGTCAAGTGCGCCCGCGTCGTCGGCGAGGTGATGGGCAAGCTCCACCCGCACGGCGACGCGTCCATCTACGACGCCCTGGTGCGGATGGCGCAGCCCTTCTCCATGCGGCTGCCCCTGGTCGACGGCCACGGCAACTTCGGCTCGCTCGGCAACGACGACCCGCCCGCCGCCATGCGGTACACCGAGTGCAAGATGGCCTCGGCCACGTCCCTGATGACCGAGTCCATCGACGAGGACACGGTCGACTTCGCGCCGAACTACGACGGCCAGGAGCAGGAGCCGGTCGCTCTCCCGGCCGCGTACCCGAACCTGCTGGTCAACGGCGCGTCCGGGATCGCCGTCGGCATGGCGACGAACATGCCGCCGCACAACCTCGGCGAGGTGATCGCCGCGGCCCGCCACCTGATCAAGCACCCGAACGCGGACCTTGAGACGCTGATGCGGTTCGTGCCCGGCCCGGACCTGCCGACCGGCGGCCGGATCGTGGGCCTGGGCGGCATCCGGGACGCGTACGAGACCGGCCGCGGCACGTTCAAGATCCGCGCCACCGTCTCGATCGAGAACGTCACCGCCCGCCGCAAGGGCCTGGTCGTCACGGAGCTGCCGTTCGCGGTCGGCCCCGAGAAGGTCATCTCCAAGATCAAGGACCTGGTGGGCGCGAAGAAGCTCCAGGGCATCGCGGACGTCAAGGACCTCACCGACCGCGAGCACGGCCTGCGCCTGGTCATCGAGATCAAGAACGGCTTCAACCCGGAGGCCGTCCTGGAGCAGCTGTACAAGCTCACGGCCATGGAGGAGTCCTTCGGCATCAACAACGTCGCGCTGGTCGACGGCCAGCCGCTGACGCTGGGCCTGAAGGAGCTGCTGGAGGTCTACGTCGACCACCGCTTCGACGTGGTGCGCCGCCGCAGCGAGTTCCGGCGCGGCAAGAAGCGCGACCGCCTCCACCTGGTCGAGGGCCTGCTGACGGCCCTGGTCGACATCGACGAGGTCATCCGCCTGATCCGCTCCAGCGAGAACAGCGCGCAGGCCAAGGAGCGGCTGATCGACCGCTTCGCGCTCAGCGACGTCCAGACGCAGTACATCCTCGACACCCCGCTGCGCCGGCTGACCAAGTTCGACCGCATCGAGCTGGAATCCGAGCGCGACACCCTGAACGCCGACATCGAGAAGCTCACGAAGATCCTCGATTCGGACGCCGAGCTGCGCAAGCTGGTCTCCGGCGAGCTGGCCGCGGTGGCCAAGAAGTACGGCACGGACCGGCGGACGGTCCTGCTGGAATCGGCGGGCGCCACGGCGGCGGCCGTGCCGCTGGAGGTCGCCGACGACCCGTGCCGGGTGCTGCTGTCCTCGACGGGGCTGCTGGCCCGTACGGCCAACGGCGAGGTGAACTTCGACGCGGAGGCCAAGCGCGTCAAGCACGACGTGATCGTCTCGGCGGTGCCGGCCACCACGCGCGGCGAGGTGGGCGCGGTGACGTCCGCGGGCCGGCTGCTGCGCCTCCAGGTGGTCGACCTGCCGCAGCTGCCGGACACCGTCGCCGCGCCGAACCTGTCCGGTGGCGCGCCGGTCTCGGAATTCCTCTCCCTCCAGGAGGGCGAGGAACTGATCTGCCTGATGACGCTCGACGAGTCCTCGCCGGGCCTGGCGCTCGGCACCCAGCAGGGCATCGTCAAGCGCGTGGTGCCGGACTACCCCTCCAACAAGGAGGAGTTGGAGGTCATCACCCTCAAGGAGGGCGACCGCATCGTGGGCGCCGCGGAGCTGCGTACGGGCGAGGAGGACCTGGTCTTCATCACCGACGAGGCGCAGCTGCTGCGCTATCCGGCGGGGCAGGTGCGGCCGCAGGGCCGGCCCGCGGGCGGCATGACGGGCATCAAGCTGGGCCCGGACGCGAAGGTCATCTTCTTCTCGGCCGTCGACCCGGCCGCCGACGCCATGGTCTTCACGGTCTCCGGCTCGCACGGCACGCTCGACGACTCGGTCTCGACGGCCAAGCTCACGCCGTTCGACCAGTACCCGCGCAAGGGCCGGGCGACCGGTGGCGTGCGCTGCCAGCGGTTCCTCAAGGGCGAGGACTGCCTGTCGCTGGCCTGGGCCGGCTCCGCACCGGTACGGGCCGCGGACGCCAAGGGCTCCCCGGTCCCCCTGCCGGACCCGGACCCGCGGCGCGACGGCTCGGGCGTACCGCTGACGAAGCCGGTCACGGCGCTGGCGGGGCCGGTGTGA
- a CDS encoding CobW family GTP-binding protein has protein sequence MAPQAPRQIPVIVLAGFLGSGKTTLLNHLLGRSGGSRVGAVVNDFGSIEIDAMTVAGQVDSMVSLGNGCLCCAVDTSELDEYLERLARPAARIDVIVIEASGLAEPQELIRMILASENDRIVYGGLTEVVDAAEFAATRARHPEIDRHVAVADLVVLNKADRIGAAEQRALLDTLAELSPGTPVVPAAYGRIDPELFFDRKPRDEADEAVRQLSFEDLIRAEADAEAAAGGEATGEHVCDGPECREHGCGHGHGQHLHAAYESVEFVSDAPMNPRRLMAFLDSRPAGLYRIKGFVHFDVPENRQKFAVHAVGDFLRFYPSPWQPDEERRTQLVMIGSGVDAAALRKELADCRETGPERAGPESMWGVLRYVPSGGEPGGPEPGEPGDPEPGGPGDPDGPADFAPGRPEEYDEL, from the coding sequence TTGGCCCCGCAGGCCCCGCGACAGATCCCGGTCATCGTGCTCGCCGGATTCCTCGGCTCCGGCAAGACGACCCTGCTCAACCACCTGCTGGGCCGCAGCGGCGGGAGCCGCGTGGGCGCGGTCGTCAACGACTTCGGCTCCATCGAGATCGACGCCATGACGGTGGCGGGACAGGTCGACTCGATGGTCTCGCTGGGCAACGGCTGCCTGTGCTGCGCGGTCGACACCAGCGAACTGGACGAGTACCTGGAGCGCCTGGCCCGCCCGGCGGCCCGTATCGACGTCATCGTCATCGAGGCCAGCGGGCTGGCCGAGCCCCAGGAACTCATCCGCATGATCCTGGCCAGCGAGAACGACCGGATCGTCTACGGCGGGCTCACCGAGGTCGTGGACGCGGCCGAGTTCGCCGCCACCCGGGCCCGGCACCCGGAGATCGACCGGCATGTGGCCGTCGCCGACCTCGTGGTCCTGAACAAGGCCGACCGGATCGGGGCGGCGGAGCAGCGTGCCCTCCTGGACACGCTCGCCGAGCTGAGCCCGGGGACGCCGGTCGTGCCGGCCGCGTACGGGCGGATCGACCCGGAGCTGTTCTTCGACCGCAAGCCGCGCGACGAGGCGGACGAGGCGGTGCGCCAGCTCTCCTTCGAGGATCTGATCCGGGCGGAGGCGGACGCGGAGGCCGCGGCGGGCGGGGAGGCGACCGGGGAGCATGTCTGCGACGGGCCGGAGTGCCGCGAGCACGGGTGCGGCCACGGGCACGGGCAGCACCTCCACGCCGCCTACGAGAGCGTGGAGTTCGTCTCGGACGCGCCGATGAACCCGCGCCGGCTGATGGCCTTCCTCGACAGCAGGCCCGCCGGGCTCTACCGGATCAAGGGCTTCGTCCACTTCGACGTACCGGAGAACCGGCAGAAGTTCGCCGTCCACGCGGTCGGCGACTTCCTGCGCTTCTACCCGTCGCCGTGGCAGCCGGACGAGGAGCGGCGCACCCAGCTCGTCATGATCGGCAGCGGCGTCGACGCGGCGGCGCTGCGCAAGGAGCTGGCGGACTGCCGGGAGACCGGGCCGGAGCGCGCCGGGCCGGAGAGCATGTGGGGGGTGCTGCGGTACGTACCGTCCGGGGGCGAGCCCGGGGGCCCCGAGCCGGGGGAGCCCGGGGACCCCGAGCCAGGAGGACCCGGGGACCCCGATGGGCCCGCGGACTTCGCCCCGGGGCGGCCGGAGGAATACGACGAGCTGTAG
- a CDS encoding ATP-binding protein, with protein sequence MGAKDEINARPGAGRAAGGGPRAALSRLRARLGWPRRVFAQVLLMQLAIATGVTALATGLFLAPLGAQLDDQAMRRALAIAQTTAAESRLDDALESSRPGRTGPVQNEAERIRRATGAEYVVIMDVHGVRWSHTDPGQIGRHVSTDPGDVLAGHEVMEIDEGTLGRSARGKVPLRDDQGRIVGAVSVGIAYENVQQLLLATVPQLLAYAGGALAVGALAAYLVARRLQRRTHDLAFSDISALLAEREAMLHGIREGFVALDRHGRIRLLNDEAQRLLDLRAEDTGRPLEEALPPGRTAEVLSGRVRGADLLTVSGQRVLVANRMPTDDGGAVVTLRDRTELERLGRELDGTRGLIDALRAQDHEHANRLHTLLGLLELGLHEEAVEFVTQAVGVHRATAEQVTERVHDPLLASLLVGKATVATERGVSLGIAPDSRLPDRVVDPRGLVTVLGNLVDNALDATAGRPGARVEVELRAEGRTAVVRVRDNGPGVPAPRRAEIFTEGWTTKEPPAHGQRGIGLALVRRLAERYGGTAEVGDRPGGGAEFTVTLPDALSDALSTGPEAADATHAAGVTDDTGAPR encoded by the coding sequence ATGGGTGCCAAGGACGAGATCAACGCGCGGCCGGGCGCGGGCCGGGCCGCCGGTGGCGGGCCCCGCGCCGCGCTGTCGCGCCTGCGCGCCCGTCTGGGCTGGCCGCGCCGGGTCTTCGCGCAGGTGCTGCTGATGCAGCTGGCCATCGCCACCGGCGTCACCGCGCTCGCCACCGGTCTCTTCCTCGCCCCGCTCGGTGCGCAGCTCGACGACCAGGCGATGCGCCGCGCTCTGGCCATTGCCCAGACCACCGCCGCCGAGTCCCGCCTCGACGACGCGCTGGAGAGCTCCCGGCCCGGGCGCACCGGGCCCGTGCAGAACGAGGCGGAGCGGATCCGCCGGGCGACCGGGGCGGAGTACGTCGTGATCATGGACGTACACGGAGTGCGCTGGTCCCACACCGACCCGGGCCAGATCGGGCGGCATGTCTCCACCGACCCCGGCGACGTCCTGGCGGGCCATGAGGTCATGGAGATCGACGAGGGCACCCTCGGCCGTTCCGCGCGCGGCAAGGTCCCGCTGCGGGACGACCAGGGGCGGATCGTCGGCGCCGTGTCGGTCGGCATCGCCTACGAGAACGTGCAGCAACTCCTGCTGGCCACCGTGCCGCAGCTGCTCGCGTACGCGGGCGGGGCGCTCGCCGTCGGCGCGCTGGCCGCCTATCTGGTCGCCCGGCGGCTCCAGCGCCGCACCCATGACCTGGCCTTCTCCGACATCTCCGCGCTGCTCGCCGAGCGGGAGGCGATGCTGCACGGCATCCGGGAGGGGTTCGTGGCGCTCGACCGGCACGGTCGCATCCGGCTGCTGAACGACGAGGCGCAGCGGCTGCTCGACCTGCGCGCCGAGGACACCGGCCGGCCGCTGGAGGAAGCGCTGCCGCCCGGCCGTACCGCGGAGGTCCTGTCCGGCCGGGTGCGCGGCGCCGACCTGCTCACCGTCAGCGGACAGCGCGTCCTGGTGGCCAACCGGATGCCGACCGACGACGGCGGGGCCGTGGTGACGCTGCGGGACCGTACCGAGCTGGAGCGGCTGGGCCGCGAGCTGGACGGCACCCGCGGTCTCATCGACGCGCTGCGCGCCCAGGACCATGAGCACGCCAACCGCCTCCACACGCTGCTCGGCCTCCTGGAGCTGGGACTGCACGAGGAGGCCGTGGAGTTCGTGACCCAGGCCGTGGGCGTCCACCGGGCGACCGCCGAGCAGGTCACCGAGCGGGTGCACGATCCGCTGCTGGCGTCCCTCCTGGTCGGCAAGGCGACCGTCGCCACCGAGCGCGGCGTCTCGCTGGGCATCGCGCCCGACAGCCGCCTGCCGGATCGCGTGGTGGACCCGCGCGGCCTGGTCACCGTCCTGGGCAACCTGGTCGACAACGCCCTGGACGCCACGGCCGGCCGCCCGGGAGCGCGCGTCGAGGTGGAGCTTCGCGCCGAGGGGCGCACCGCCGTGGTGCGCGTCCGCGACAACGGGCCAGGGGTGCCCGCACCCCGGCGGGCGGAGATCTTCACCGAGGGCTGGACGACCAAGGAGCCCCCGGCCCACGGGCAGCGCGGCATCGGTCTGGCACTCGTACGCCGTCTGGCCGAGCGGTACGGAGGTACCGCCGAAGTGGGCGACCGCCCCGGAGGAGGCGCGGAATTCACCGTCACCCTCCCGGACGCGCTGTCCGACGCGCTCTCCACCGGCCCGGAAGCCGCCGATGCCACCCACGCCGCAGGAGTCACGGACGACACAGGAGCCCCCCGATGA
- a CDS encoding sucrase ferredoxin → MSTCATASRDAAEPVAGTSATARTWLLVEQTGPWGTEALTESHLDPRVGRALEAAADGTGVRVALIRRPGRHADCHGSTARRAFVAHTAPGRSWMRTAAITDPEALLSLDFARLGAGEHDGLWAPYAGEPLVFVCTNGKRDRCCALLGRPLAAELAVSGTEAWEVTHIGGHRFSPTLFVLPYGYAYGRASAPLVKDAVESARSGRILLDHCRGRSAWERPAQAADLAVRELIREDRADALDVVRTEAVPPSGADRGEAGAGPEGPNGKRAADKGTAPATAPDPPDSPASPAWVVTLAHRDGRSWQVTVEQRADGAPAPASCGSPLGRPARMAVVSVRALPHQCLTLSRRS, encoded by the coding sequence GTGAGCACGTGCGCGACCGCTTCCCGCGATGCCGCCGAGCCCGTCGCAGGCACCTCGGCAACCGCCCGGACCTGGCTGCTCGTCGAACAGACCGGCCCCTGGGGCACCGAAGCGCTGACCGAGAGCCACCTCGACCCCCGCGTCGGGCGCGCCCTGGAAGCGGCCGCGGACGGCACCGGCGTACGCGTCGCCCTCATCCGCCGACCGGGCCGCCACGCCGACTGCCACGGTTCCACCGCCCGTCGCGCCTTCGTCGCGCACACCGCGCCGGGCCGCTCCTGGATGCGGACCGCCGCGATCACCGATCCCGAAGCGCTGCTGTCCCTCGACTTCGCACGCCTGGGTGCGGGCGAACACGACGGGCTCTGGGCGCCGTACGCCGGAGAACCGCTGGTCTTCGTCTGCACCAACGGCAAGCGTGACCGCTGCTGCGCCCTTCTCGGCCGGCCGCTGGCCGCCGAGTTGGCCGTCAGCGGAACCGAGGCGTGGGAGGTCACCCACATCGGCGGCCACCGCTTCTCCCCCACCCTCTTCGTGCTCCCCTACGGCTACGCCTACGGACGGGCCTCCGCCCCGCTGGTCAAGGACGCCGTGGAGTCGGCGCGCTCGGGACGCATCCTCCTCGACCACTGCCGGGGCCGCTCCGCCTGGGAACGCCCGGCACAGGCCGCCGACCTCGCCGTACGGGAACTGATACGCGAGGACCGGGCGGACGCGCTCGATGTCGTACGCACGGAAGCGGTACCGCCCTCCGGCGCCGACCGGGGAGAGGCGGGCGCGGGGCCGGAAGGCCCGAACGGTAAGCGCGCAGCCGACAAGGGCACAGCCCCGGCAACCGCCCCCGACCCTCCCGATTCACCTGCCTCCCCGGCGTGGGTCGTCACACTCGCGCACCGGGACGGCCGGTCCTGGCAGGTCACGGTGGAACAGCGCGCCGATGGCGCGCCCGCGCCGGCCAGTTGCGGATCCCCGCTCGGGCGTCCGGCCCGCATGGCCGTGGTATCCGTACGGGCCCTCCCCCACCAGTGCTTGACGCTCAGTCGGCGTTCGTGA